The region ATATTCAATATCTTGATCCTTAAATAAATTGTAACAAATCAACTTTTCACTATCTAAATCTTCCTTATGCATATCAACCGCACGAATTCTACTATCATTATAAGTAGTGCAGTAAAGAATTCCTTTCTCTAAATTCATACAATCGGAATACATAGTGTATTCATAAGAATCAGGTCCTACTTCATCTAAACCTTTAGCTTGTTCAACAGACTTTAAAACGTGAAGATGGTTAGTTACATTCTCAATTTCACTCTTGCCTTGAGGAGCATGGGCTAATGCAAATGTAGCCTTAACAAAACGTGAAGCAGAATCCATTCCACCAGGTAAATGATGCGTTCCTAAGCCCCGACTATACATATTCAATTCTACCTTAGGAGCTAAGAAATTAGTTGGTTGAATTGGTGAGACATCTGCGTAATTACTCAAGTTAATTAAGTGCACAGGGAAGACAGGATTATTAGTCATGACATTGACAGGATTTTCGTAAATATTTAATCCCTTGTGGCTAGATTCAATTACAATGCTCTTGCCAGTTTTATCAGCAACCATCCAGTGAAGAACAGCAGCAGGCAAATTTTCTGAAAAGCTAATATCAGAAATATTAGCATCAGCTAAGCCTTGTTTTACATCTTCTACCGTTTCATAATTACTCAACAAATAGGCAATCA is a window of Lactobacillus intestinalis DNA encoding:
- the bsh gene encoding choloylglycine hydrolase, encoding MCTSILYNSNEHYFGRNLDYEIAYGQKIVITPRNYEFDFHDLPSQKSHYAMIGVSVVDDNYPLYCDAINEKGLGVAGLNFEGPGQYFPVEKGKKNITSYELIAYLLSNYETVEDVKQGLADANISDISFSENLPAAVLHWMVADKTGKSIVIESSHKGLNIYENPVNVMTNNPVFPVHLINLSNYADVSPIQPTNFLAPKVELNMYSRGLGTHHLPGGMDSASRFVKATFALAHAPQGKSEIENVTNHLHVLKSVEQAKGLDEVGPDSYEYTMYSDCMNLEKGILYCTTYNDSRIRAVDMHKEDLDSEKLICYNLFKDQDIEYEN